Proteins encoded by one window of Cyclobacteriaceae bacterium:
- a CDS encoding CHAP domain-containing protein, producing the protein MVYSVKNNAPRGNVILAAVLTALFLLMLTCSGCVPEQKPVIIQPPVSSLIKATKTQRECVVETYRAEIGVREATGNNDGHHVEKYLASTQLGPGYAWCAAFVNWNMRHCGVIGPQAAAWSPSWFAKDRLTHNPLPGDVFGLYYQSKKRIAHVGFVDEWTATKVRTVEGNTNDAGSRDGVYVKYRIPKQITATANWID; encoded by the coding sequence ATGGTTTACAGTGTAAAAAATAACGCGCCACGGGGCAATGTAATACTGGCGGCAGTGCTTACCGCATTGTTTCTGCTTATGCTTACGTGCTCAGGTTGTGTGCCTGAGCAAAAGCCGGTTATTATTCAGCCACCGGTAAGCAGCTTAATTAAGGCCACCAAAACCCAACGCGAATGTGTAGTTGAAACATACCGTGCTGAAATAGGTGTACGCGAAGCAACCGGCAATAACGATGGCCACCACGTTGAAAAGTACCTGGCCAGCACACAGCTTGGCCCAGGGTACGCCTGGTGCGCAGCTTTTGTAAACTGGAACATGCGCCACTGTGGCGTAATAGGTCCGCAGGCTGCGGCATGGTCGCCAAGTTGGTTTGCAAAAGATAGGCTAACCCATAACCCATTGCCAGGCGATGTGTTTGGCCTGTATTACCAAAGCAAAAAACGCATTGCACACGTAGGCTTTGTTGACGAATGGACCGCAACTAAAGTACGTACCGTTGAAGGCAACACCAACGATGCCGGCAGCCGCGATGGCGTATATGTGAAGTATCGAATACCGAAACAAATTACAGCAACCGCAAACTGGATTGATTGA
- a CDS encoding LysM peptidoglycan-binding domain-containing protein, with product MTYTVKPGDTLSKIARDVLGNMALWPAIAELNDLKNPDLIFPGQVLILPDKLEPLTPATQPTPQQAGVPGWLGWLLALSIGGGLLWANRHKLKAKASKAIATVKRKAKNK from the coding sequence ATGACCTACACCGTAAAACCAGGCGACACACTAAGCAAAATTGCCCGCGATGTATTGGGCAACATGGCCCTTTGGCCGGCAATTGCTGAGCTTAACGATTTGAAAAACCCGGATCTGATTTTCCCCGGCCAGGTGTTGATTTTACCCGATAAACTGGAGCCACTAACACCCGCCACACAACCCACCCCGCAACAAGCCGGTGTGCCCGGGTGGTTAGGCTGGTTGCTGGCCTTGAGTATTGGTGGTGGGTTGTTATGGGCCAACCGGCACAAGCTAAAAGCAAAAGCCAGCAAGGCCATTGCAACCGTTAAACGTAAAGCCAAAAATAAATGA
- a CDS encoding tyrosine-type recombinase/integrase, which produces MPRYPYKLAKLVHHNYDVTKRWYVDFSAWNVKTERLERRRLFDPLNRKKNTLAQRLDIGREMVSIVNAQLTAGMCLGRDEITAEPPANIKTMRVSEALLFFKDHKEAGGYRKSYYRSYVTLATNWLEYVDARKQTDFELRQLDANDLHAWFTWLKKEKQIANKTHNKYRSDFNIFIRWVMKRYPGSFKKNPVEDVPILKTVARKHAAFSDEQMKAILALCLDKDYTQLWLFIHFIYYTLARPNELMQLRIHHIDVKENRLFIPGTISKNRNDEWVAIAPPLLRAIKKAAILKADPQHFIFGKKQAPGEAMPYRSTFWERNVKVLKELNYTDRPYDIYSYKHSGAISLYRATKDIKLVQRQCRHQSIEQTNTYLRDLGLMDDHQALQHWKGFAE; this is translated from the coding sequence GTGCCACGGTACCCATATAAACTGGCTAAGCTGGTGCATCACAACTACGATGTTACTAAACGCTGGTATGTCGATTTCTCTGCATGGAACGTTAAGACTGAACGCCTGGAACGCAGGCGACTGTTCGACCCACTAAACCGTAAAAAAAATACGCTTGCGCAGCGCCTTGATATCGGCCGCGAAATGGTAAGCATTGTTAACGCGCAGCTCACTGCCGGCATGTGCCTGGGCCGCGATGAAATTACAGCCGAACCACCAGCCAATATTAAAACCATGCGCGTAAGTGAAGCGCTGCTATTCTTTAAAGATCACAAGGAGGCAGGCGGTTACCGCAAAAGTTATTACCGCAGTTACGTTACACTGGCCACCAATTGGCTGGAGTATGTTGATGCACGCAAGCAAACCGATTTTGAATTACGGCAGCTCGATGCCAACGACCTGCACGCGTGGTTTACCTGGCTCAAAAAAGAAAAGCAGATTGCCAACAAAACACACAACAAGTACCGAAGTGATTTTAATATTTTCATCAGGTGGGTAATGAAGCGATACCCCGGCTCGTTCAAAAAAAATCCGGTTGAAGATGTCCCCATACTGAAAACCGTTGCGCGTAAACATGCTGCATTTAGTGATGAACAAATGAAGGCAATATTGGCCCTTTGCCTGGATAAAGACTACACGCAACTATGGCTGTTTATTCACTTTATTTACTACACACTTGCCCGGCCAAACGAATTGATGCAGCTACGCATACACCACATTGATGTGAAAGAAAACCGGTTATTTATACCCGGTACCATTAGCAAAAACCGAAACGATGAATGGGTGGCCATTGCTCCACCGTTGCTGCGCGCTATTAAAAAAGCAGCCATCCTGAAGGCGGATCCTCAGCATTTCATTTTTGGCAAAAAGCAAGCGCCTGGCGAGGCCATGCCGTACCGTAGCACATTTTGGGAGCGAAACGTTAAGGTGCTGAAGGAGCTAAACTATACCGACCGGCCCTACGATATTTACAGTTACAAGCATAGCGGTGCTATTAGCTTGTACCGGGCCACAAAAGATATTAAGCTGGTGCAACGCCAATGCCGGCACCAAAGCATTGAACAAACCAACACGTATTTGCGCGATTTGGGATTGATGGACGACCACCAGGCGTTACAACACTGGAAAGGATTTGCCGAATAG
- a CDS encoding SAM-dependent chlorinase/fluorinase: MLLKVFIFASKLTKEHGEHQYMAIITLLTDSGTNDHYVAAIKAKILSVNPGIRIIDITHAIAPCDLAHAAFILRGIFRDFPKGTVHLVGVHATGNRNDAAIALQVEDHFFVGADNGLFGLVTDKAQQNLVELNTLTTSTTTFPEKEIFAPAAARLASGVGITSLGKPLPTFKKMIDRQMKATRKQITGHVLRVDNFGNLLTNITKEAFDVLSQDKVFTIQFGGEKFRKLHTQYNQAEEGECFIVFNSLGLMEIGIYKGNASELLGLEYDSVVNIIFDD; the protein is encoded by the coding sequence ATGCTGTTAAAAGTGTTTATTTTTGCCAGTAAACTTACAAAAGAACACGGGGAGCATCAATACATGGCCATTATTACCCTGCTGACAGATTCGGGAACAAACGACCACTATGTGGCGGCTATCAAGGCTAAAATCCTGTCGGTCAATCCGGGTATCCGAATCATCGACATTACCCATGCCATTGCTCCGTGCGATCTGGCACATGCCGCTTTCATTTTGCGGGGTATTTTTCGTGATTTCCCAAAAGGCACCGTGCACCTGGTAGGTGTGCATGCCACGGGTAACCGAAACGATGCCGCAATCGCCTTGCAGGTGGAAGATCATTTTTTTGTTGGCGCAGATAATGGCCTGTTTGGCTTGGTTACCGATAAAGCCCAACAGAACCTGGTTGAACTGAATACACTAACTACTTCAACTACTACCTTCCCGGAAAAAGAAATTTTTGCTCCGGCTGCAGCCCGATTAGCCAGTGGAGTGGGCATCACATCGCTTGGAAAACCGCTACCTACCTTCAAAAAAATGATCGACCGGCAGATGAAAGCCACGCGAAAACAAATTACCGGTCATGTGCTTCGGGTGGATAATTTTGGCAACCTGTTGACCAACATTACCAAAGAAGCCTTTGACGTACTGAGTCAGGATAAAGTGTTCACCATTCAGTTTGGTGGGGAAAAGTTCAGAAAGCTCCATACCCAATACAACCAGGCCGAGGAAGGAGAATGTTTTATTGTATTTAACAGCCTGGGTTTAATGGAAATCGGAATCTACAAAGGCAATGCCTCGGAATTGCTGGGCCTTGAATACGATAGCGTGGTAAACATTATCTTTGACGACTAA
- a CDS encoding antibiotic biosynthesis monooxygenase family protein encodes MLIRIVRMHFTEAGVDEFLQIFNTNKEAIRNFEGCTHLQLLKDVDNPNTYTTLSHWKDAECLERYRKSELFGNVWGGIKTLFAERSQAFSLQKFIEL; translated from the coding sequence ATGCTGATCAGAATTGTACGCATGCATTTTACGGAGGCCGGTGTTGACGAATTTTTACAAATTTTTAACACCAACAAAGAGGCCATCCGAAACTTTGAAGGATGTACCCATCTTCAACTCTTAAAAGATGTTGATAACCCCAACACCTACACGACTTTAAGCCATTGGAAAGATGCGGAGTGCCTGGAGCGATACCGCAAGTCAGAGCTTTTCGGCAATGTTTGGGGGGGCATAAAAACCTTATTTGCCGAGCGTTCGCAGGCATTTTCGCTCCAGAAATTTATTGAATTGTAG
- a CDS encoding PhoH family protein gives MTEKVITLEEVSLVDFLGIENRNITELASAFPKSRIVARGNQIMVRGSADEIIQIDDILQSLMDHYHKYGIITEENVKDYVSREQEIVQSQVAGEELILHGTKGTPIKAKTPNQQRLVQLVKENDLVFALGPAGTGKTYISVALAVRALKNKQVKKIIITRPAVEAGENLGFLPGDLKEKIDPYLRPIYDGLNDMIPYEKLQYYMEREIIEIAPLAYMRGRTLNNAFILLDEAQNTTPMQMKMFLTRMGPDSKMIVTGDTSQVDLPKKQSSGLNEAISILKDVKGIGLIELNEKDVVRHKLVRDIIDAYARKQKSEGGN, from the coding sequence TTGACTGAGAAAGTAATAACCCTTGAGGAAGTATCCCTGGTTGATTTTCTGGGGATTGAAAACCGAAACATCACCGAACTGGCATCTGCTTTTCCTAAAAGCCGTATTGTGGCGCGGGGTAACCAGATCATGGTTCGCGGAAGTGCCGATGAGATTATTCAGATTGATGATATCCTCCAGTCGCTGATGGACCATTACCATAAGTACGGCATTATTACCGAAGAAAATGTGAAGGATTATGTTTCGCGTGAGCAGGAAATTGTTCAGTCGCAGGTTGCGGGTGAAGAGTTGATTCTTCATGGAACCAAAGGCACACCGATTAAAGCCAAAACCCCAAATCAACAACGATTGGTGCAACTGGTGAAAGAAAACGACCTGGTGTTTGCACTCGGTCCTGCGGGTACAGGCAAGACCTACATTTCAGTAGCACTGGCCGTGCGGGCACTCAAAAATAAACAGGTAAAGAAAATAATCATAACTCGCCCCGCAGTGGAGGCAGGGGAGAACCTGGGTTTTCTTCCCGGTGATTTGAAAGAAAAGATTGACCCGTACCTGCGCCCAATTTATGACGGACTCAACGACATGATTCCATACGAGAAGCTTCAATATTATATGGAGCGCGAAATCATTGAAATAGCGCCTTTGGCCTACATGCGCGGTCGTACGTTAAATAACGCCTTTATTCTGCTGGATGAAGCGCAAAACACCACACCCATGCAAATGAAAATGTTCCTCACGCGTATGGGCCCTGATTCCAAAATGATTGTTACAGGGGATACCTCACAGGTTGATCTTCCGAAAAAACAAAGTTCCGGTTTGAATGAAGCCATCTCGATTTTAAAAGACGTTAAGGGCATTGGCTTGATTGAACTGAATGAAAAGGATGTTGTCCGTCATAAATTGGTGCGTGATATCATTGACGCCTATGCGCGCAAACAGAAGAGTGAAGGCGGAAATTAA